A genomic segment from Rubrobacter tropicus encodes:
- a CDS encoding single-stranded-DNA-specific exonuclease RecJ, translating to MARWRFLEPDSGAVDDLARAAEVDRLCARVLANRDVNPEDAAAFLAPSLKAIGMPEEEPWGVGARRVAKAIKAGERIGVFGDYDTDGLTSAAVLYLALSNYTDNLTVALPTRQTGYSLREPYVRDLFAEGVDLLVTADCGISNRREVALANELGMEVIVTDHHIPPEDPPDSAVAVLDPKLWDPDDPLAGVGVAWKFAWAVARELGDAEGKKRLGRLLDLVSVGTVVDIAPLVGDNRALATMGLKHMNRGLSAGIARPGIQALVKAAGVRGELNEEDLGWKLGPRLNSIGRIKNPRPALDLLLTEDPKEATRIAWELNQLNSERQRRTRYAVERAMEEVDPDQDFKVVVTDETGGLAGLVAGRVAGATGRPAAILHRRADGSYGGSARAGDTDVDLYGALFSVRHLMGEWGGHRKAAGLSVNPGQFDEFVAGVNEAVRAQHAEDPEVFVPALEVDAEIALASVQNGLLDWHEKLAPFGSGNHRPVFASEGLRIEGSRQLWEGMNLVSLAGGVKARMAGDPDDLPDGLFDAAYTVSRSRYSGQAELEIVDVR from the coding sequence TTGGCGCGCTGGCGTTTTCTTGAGCCGGATAGTGGGGCGGTCGACGACCTCGCGCGGGCTGCCGAGGTGGACCGGCTCTGCGCCCGCGTGCTGGCGAACCGGGACGTAAACCCGGAGGACGCCGCGGCCTTTCTCGCGCCTTCGTTGAAGGCTATAGGTATGCCCGAGGAGGAGCCGTGGGGGGTCGGGGCCAGGCGGGTGGCCAAGGCCATAAAGGCCGGCGAGCGCATCGGGGTCTTCGGCGACTACGACACCGACGGCCTGACCTCCGCGGCCGTGCTTTACCTGGCGCTCTCGAACTACACGGACAACCTGACGGTCGCCCTGCCCACCCGCCAGACCGGATACAGCCTGAGGGAACCCTACGTTCGGGACCTCTTCGCCGAGGGGGTGGACCTGCTCGTCACGGCCGACTGCGGCATCTCGAACCGCAGGGAGGTGGCGCTCGCGAACGAGCTCGGGATGGAGGTGATCGTGACGGACCACCACATCCCGCCCGAAGACCCGCCCGACTCGGCCGTCGCCGTGCTCGACCCGAAGCTCTGGGACCCGGACGATCCTCTCGCCGGTGTCGGCGTGGCCTGGAAGTTCGCCTGGGCCGTCGCCCGCGAGCTCGGGGACGCGGAGGGCAAGAAACGGCTCGGGCGCCTGCTCGACCTCGTCTCCGTGGGCACGGTGGTGGACATAGCGCCGCTCGTCGGGGACAACCGGGCGCTCGCCACGATGGGCCTCAAGCACATGAACCGGGGGCTGTCGGCTGGCATCGCGAGGCCCGGCATCCAGGCGCTCGTCAAGGCGGCGGGGGTGCGCGGGGAGCTAAACGAGGAGGACCTCGGGTGGAAGCTCGGGCCGCGGCTCAACTCCATCGGCAGGATCAAGAACCCCCGCCCCGCCCTCGACCTCCTGCTCACCGAAGATCCCAAAGAGGCGACCCGCATAGCCTGGGAGCTCAACCAGCTCAACTCCGAGCGCCAGCGCCGGACGCGGTACGCCGTCGAGCGGGCGATGGAGGAGGTCGACCCGGACCAGGACTTCAAGGTGGTCGTCACGGACGAGACGGGCGGGCTGGCCGGGCTGGTGGCCGGAAGGGTCGCGGGGGCGACGGGTCGGCCGGCGGCGATCCTGCACCGCAGGGCCGACGGTTCCTACGGCGGTTCGGCGCGCGCCGGGGACACGGACGTCGACCTCTACGGCGCCCTCTTCTCCGTCAGGCACCTGATGGGGGAATGGGGCGGCCACCGCAAGGCCGCGGGCCTCTCGGTGAACCCCGGGCAGTTCGACGAGTTCGTCGCGGGCGTCAACGAAGCGGTGCGGGCGCAGCACGCGGAGGACCCCGAGGTCTTCGTCCCGGCGCTCGAGGTGGACGCGGAGATAGCACTGGCTAGCGTGCAGAACGGCCTGCTCGACTGGCACGAGAAGCTCGCGCCTTTCGGGAGCGGCAACCACAGGCCCGTCTTCGCGAGCGAGGGCTTGCGGATCGAGGGCTCAAGACAACTCTGGGAGGGCATGAACCTGGTGAGCCTCGCCGGAGGCGTCAAGGCCAGGATGGCGGGAGACCCCGACGACCTGCCGGACGGGCTTTTCGACGCCGCCTACACCGTCTCCCGCAGCCGGTACTCCGGGCAGGCCGAGCTAGAGATAGTGGACGTGAGGTAG
- a CDS encoding ROK family protein: MNAVGVDVGGTKIAAGVVSPEGEVLAAVRYPTPRSPDKLVETMVRAINEVGSGKDVAGVCLAVPGFVLAQKDTVVFSPNLPAIEGIPLKERVGPEVGFPLTIENDASAAAWGEFRFGSGSGVDDLVFLTLGTGIGGGVISHRALLRGAQGSGGELGHVTVHATGPRCACGNRGCLEALASGTAIGRRAREAAVENPGSALGRLAARRGLLGEDVTELAREGDGVALSVLEETGRWLGIGLAGFVNVFNPEVVAVGGGAMEAGDLILASARREIRLRARPPSRDLVEVKEATLGPESGVLGAAALARNTDGAYALGG, translated from the coding sequence TTGAACGCCGTCGGGGTGGACGTGGGCGGGACCAAGATCGCCGCCGGCGTCGTCTCCCCCGAGGGCGAGGTCCTCGCGGCGGTCCGCTACCCGACGCCGCGCTCTCCCGATAAGCTCGTCGAGACGATGGTCCGGGCCATAAACGAGGTCGGGAGCGGCAAAGACGTGGCAGGGGTCTGCCTCGCCGTTCCGGGCTTCGTTCTCGCGCAGAAAGACACGGTCGTCTTCTCCCCGAACCTGCCCGCCATCGAGGGCATCCCGCTCAAGGAGCGGGTCGGGCCCGAGGTCGGGTTTCCGCTCACCATCGAGAACGACGCGAGCGCCGCTGCGTGGGGCGAGTTCCGGTTCGGGTCGGGGAGCGGGGTCGATGACCTCGTCTTTCTGACGCTTGGGACCGGGATTGGGGGAGGTGTGATCTCGCACCGCGCCCTCCTGCGCGGCGCCCAGGGCTCCGGCGGCGAGCTCGGCCACGTCACCGTCCACGCCACGGGCCCCCGCTGCGCCTGCGGCAACCGCGGTTGCCTGGAAGCCCTCGCCTCGGGCACCGCCATAGGCCGCCGCGCCAGGGAGGCGGCCGTCGAAAACCCGGGCTCGGCCCTGGGCCGCCTGGCCGCGCGGCGGGGGTTGCTCGGGGAGGACGTCACGGAGCTCGCGCGGGAGGGGGACGGGGTGGCGCTCTCCGTGCTCGAAGAGACGGGCAGGTGGCTCGGCATCGGCCTCGCGGGCTTCGTCAACGTCTTCAACCCGGAGGTCGTGGCGGTAGGCGGCGGCGCGATGGAGGCCGGGGACCTGATCCTGGCCTCCGCGCGGCGCGAGATCCGGCTCCGCGCCCGCCCCCCTTCCCGCGACCTGGTCGAGGTCAAAGAAGCCACCCTCGGCCCCGAATCCGGCGTACTCGGGGCCGCCGCCCTCGCCCGAAACACCGACGGCGCGTACGCGCTCGGCGGTTAG
- the rsmI gene encoding 16S rRNA (cytidine(1402)-2'-O)-methyltransferase gives MPLAVVPTPIGNLEDITLRALRYLREADLVACEDSRRTGRLLAHYEIKKTLVSYHEHNEERLAMDLAERAKTERVALVSDAGTPLVSDPGYRLVAACIEAGVKVEVLPGPSALVTALAVSGLPSDAFTFLGFLPRKGRERTEILSRIAGEESTFVVYESPHRIGKTLAELPPGARVAVCRELTKLHEEVYRGTAVEAAEHFEEGVKGEIVLVVRGGAANVAGSLEDAVGRAREYVAGGESPSRAAARAAREAGFKKGEVYDRVAKG, from the coding sequence GTGCCCCTGGCCGTCGTCCCGACCCCCATAGGCAACCTCGAAGACATCACCCTTCGCGCCCTCCGCTACCTGCGCGAGGCCGACCTCGTAGCCTGCGAGGACTCCCGCCGCACCGGGCGCCTGCTCGCCCACTACGAGATAAAGAAGACCCTCGTCTCCTACCACGAACACAACGAGGAACGCCTGGCGATGGACCTCGCCGAACGGGCAAAGACCGAGCGCGTGGCACTCGTCTCCGACGCGGGGACCCCGCTCGTCTCCGACCCCGGCTACCGGCTCGTCGCCGCCTGCATAGAGGCGGGCGTAAAGGTCGAAGTCCTGCCCGGCCCGTCCGCGCTCGTCACGGCGCTCGCCGTCTCCGGACTACCGTCGGACGCGTTCACGTTTCTCGGCTTTCTCCCGCGCAAGGGCAGGGAGAGGACGGAGATCCTGTCCCGAATCGCCGGGGAAGAGTCTACCTTCGTGGTCTACGAGTCCCCGCACCGGATCGGCAAGACGCTGGCGGAGCTTCCGCCGGGGGCCCGGGTGGCCGTCTGCAGGGAGCTCACCAAGCTGCACGAGGAGGTCTATCGTGGGACGGCGGTCGAGGCCGCGGAGCATTTCGAGGAGGGCGTCAAGGGGGAGATCGTGCTCGTAGTGAGGGGTGGCGCGGCAAACGTCGCGGGCAGCCTGGAAGACGCCGTGGGGAGGGCGCGGGAGTACGTGGCCGGAGGCGAGAGCCCTTCGAGGGCCGCGGCGCGGGCGGCAAGGGAGGCCGGGTTCAAGAAGGGCGAGGTCTACGACCGGGTGGCGAAAGGTTAG
- a CDS encoding NUDIX hydrolase has translation MEVPYTICFCRCGDLVLMLLRTRPPNMGLWNGLGGKISPGETPLQSIRREVFEEAGIDLRETERVRFGGAVRWAAGVDPTGPSTGMHAFVADLRPGSAREGARETPEGLLSWKTLDWVCDPENGAVVSNIPRFLPDLIQSDRPMEYRCEYDGEKLVGLSVGPL, from the coding sequence GTGGAGGTCCCGTACACCATCTGCTTTTGCCGGTGTGGGGACCTCGTCCTCATGCTGCTCAGGACCAGGCCGCCGAACATGGGGTTGTGGAACGGGCTCGGCGGCAAGATCTCTCCCGGCGAGACGCCGCTGCAAAGCATACGACGCGAGGTGTTCGAGGAGGCCGGGATCGATCTCCGGGAGACGGAAAGGGTGCGTTTCGGGGGCGCGGTTCGGTGGGCGGCCGGCGTGGACCCGACCGGTCCGAGCACGGGGATGCACGCGTTCGTCGCGGACCTGCGGCCCGGATCGGCCCGGGAAGGGGCGCGGGAGACCCCGGAGGGACTGCTGTCCTGGAAGACCCTGGACTGGGTGTGCGACCCCGAGAACGGGGCCGTCGTCAGCAACATACCGCGTTTTCTACCGGATCTCATCCAAAGCGACAGGCCGATGGAGTACCGCTGCGAGTACGATGGGGAGAAGCTGGTGGGGCTTTCGGTCGGACCTCTGTAG
- a CDS encoding TatD family hydrolase: MLVDSHTHLLRLEISPEDAVGEAAEAGVGIVVNIGTQIEDSRRGAELAVRLPNVYSAAGIHPHNAGTHTSADLEALAELAESPGIVSLGEVGLDYYRSEWSKEVQRALFEEAISLANDARLPLVVHSRQAFADTMACLGSARVPVVLHCFEGGDREVREATERDYYVGLAGNITYKNNETARVLRLINPDRLLVETDAPYLSPQPLRGTKNAPKNVVHTAAFVAERLGYEDEEFAALTTRNARNFYGLPPEV; the protein is encoded by the coding sequence ATGCTGGTGGACTCGCACACGCACCTTCTGCGGCTCGAAATTTCGCCCGAGGACGCGGTCGGGGAGGCGGCGGAGGCCGGGGTCGGGATCGTGGTGAACATCGGGACCCAGATCGAGGACTCGCGGCGCGGGGCGGAGCTCGCGGTCCGGTTGCCCAACGTGTACTCGGCGGCCGGGATACACCCGCACAACGCGGGGACCCACACGTCCGCCGATCTGGAGGCGCTGGCGGAACTCGCGGAGTCGCCCGGGATCGTGTCGCTCGGCGAGGTCGGGTTGGACTACTATCGATCGGAGTGGTCGAAGGAGGTGCAGCGGGCCTTGTTCGAGGAGGCGATCTCGCTCGCCAACGACGCGCGGCTGCCGCTCGTCGTCCACTCCAGGCAGGCCTTCGCCGACACGATGGCCTGCCTCGGGAGCGCCCGCGTGCCCGTCGTCCTCCACTGCTTCGAGGGCGGCGACCGCGAGGTCCGCGAGGCGACCGAGCGCGACTACTACGTGGGCCTCGCCGGAAACATCACCTACAAGAACAACGAGACGGCCAGAGTGCTGCGTCTCATAAACCCGGACCGCCTACTCGTCGAGACGGACGCCCCCTACCTGAGCCCCCAACCCCTGCGCGGCACTAAGAACGCGCCGAAGAACGTGGTCCACACGGCCGCCTTCGTGGCGGAGCGGCTCGGGTACGAAGACGAGGAGTTCGCCGCCCTCACCACCCGCAACGCCCGTAACTTCTACGGCCTGCCGCCCGAAGTGTGA
- a CDS encoding HIT family protein — protein MGKWTDSEEWGKLLSGDGCPICLEGKPPGAIAELETGYLTTQPEQPLHGYCCLVLRRHAVELQDLEIAEAEGFMRDMRAVSGALQGVTGAVKMNVEIHGNTIPHLHAHFFPRYAGDRFEGGPIDPQGTEPIRLRPDEFEVFVAGLRAALEEV, from the coding sequence GTGGGCAAGTGGACGGATTCCGAAGAGTGGGGGAAACTTCTCAGCGGCGATGGATGCCCGATCTGCCTGGAGGGCAAACCGCCGGGCGCTATCGCGGAGCTGGAGACCGGCTACCTCACCACCCAGCCGGAGCAGCCGCTCCACGGTTACTGCTGCCTGGTCCTCAGGCGGCACGCCGTCGAGCTACAAGATCTCGAAATCGCCGAGGCCGAGGGGTTTATGAGGGACATGCGCGCCGTGTCCGGCGCTCTCCAGGGCGTCACCGGGGCCGTCAAGATGAACGTGGAGATCCACGGCAACACCATTCCCCACTTGCACGCGCACTTCTTTCCCCGTTACGCTGGAGACCGCTTCGAAGGCGGGCCGATAGATCCGCAAGGGACGGAGCCGATCCGGCTCCGTCCCGACGAGTTCGAGGTGTTCGTCGCCGGTTTGCGGGCGGCGCTGGAAGAGGTGTGA
- the rsmA gene encoding 16S rRNA (adenine(1518)-N(6)/adenine(1519)-N(6))-dimethyltransferase RsmA: MPDSGRPKKKLGQHFLKDPNTARIVASGVGAEDVVLEIGPGRGFLTGFLAERAKLVHAVELDPDVLPALRRAVGAAGNVRIHEGDALRFDYSSLDPAPNRMVANLPYNVASPLVLMLLERVTNLRTLRFMVQLEVARRMAATRGTKDYGSYAVLVGLLAGVKILHKVPPTVFDPPPRVHSAVVEMERREPPKDYDRVKGLVLGAFKSRRKRLVNNLPEPARAGAPRALVSLGHGPDARAEELSSEDFVGLYRALSWAL; encoded by the coding sequence GTGCCTGATTCCGGCAGGCCGAAGAAGAAGCTCGGCCAGCACTTCCTGAAGGACCCCAACACGGCCAGGATAGTCGCCTCCGGCGTCGGGGCCGAGGACGTTGTGCTGGAGATCGGGCCGGGCCGCGGCTTTTTGACGGGCTTTCTGGCCGAGAGGGCGAAGCTTGTCCACGCCGTCGAGCTGGACCCCGACGTGCTGCCCGCCCTGCGCAGGGCCGTGGGCGCGGCTGGCAACGTCCGAATTCACGAGGGCGACGCCCTGCGCTTCGACTATTCGAGTCTCGACCCCGCGCCGAACAGGATGGTCGCCAACCTCCCCTACAACGTCGCCTCGCCGCTCGTGCTGATGTTGTTAGAACGGGTAACGAACCTTCGGACCTTGCGGTTCATGGTGCAGTTGGAGGTGGCCCGCAGGATGGCCGCGACGCGGGGGACCAAGGATTACGGCTCTTACGCGGTCCTGGTTGGGCTTTTGGCCGGGGTCAAGATCCTGCACAAAGTCCCGCCCACGGTCTTCGACCCGCCTCCCCGCGTACACTCGGCGGTCGTGGAGATGGAGCGCAGGGAGCCGCCGAAGGACTACGACCGGGTGAAGGGCCTCGTGCTCGGCGCTTTCAAGAGCCGCCGCAAGCGGCTCGTCAACAACCTGCCGGAACCGGCTCGGGCGGGGGCCCCGCGGGCCCTCGTCTCACTCGGTCACGGGCCGGACGCCAGGGCCGAGGAGCTGTCGTCCGAGGACTTCGTCGGGCTCTACCGCGCGCTCTCGTGGGCGCTGTGA
- the ispE gene encoding 4-(cytidine 5'-diphospho)-2-C-methyl-D-erythritol kinase — translation MRRKIRLKAFAKVNYALDVVGVRPDGYHELRTVLQSVSLADGVTVERIGSGFELLVEPENLGIGTLEQNTAYRARSLLGELCDTELPARVTLTKNVPAGAGLGGGSSDAAAVLLGLDELFGLGLSAEELGIVGAKIGADVPFCLAGGTALAEGVGEALTNVPAPPDHRLLIAKPSRGADTGKVYRAYDAAPVPSVDSADRVLAALRSGDLAALAGALGNDLAYFTKEELPEVAELEEKLLQAGALGASMTGSGSAVYGLFRDEEAAERARGKIEASFTGVCAPVSRGVEEI, via the coding sequence GTGAGGCGGAAGATCAGGCTAAAGGCTTTTGCGAAAGTGAACTACGCCCTGGACGTGGTCGGGGTGCGACCTGACGGGTACCACGAGCTGAGGACGGTGTTGCAGAGCGTCTCGCTCGCCGACGGGGTGACGGTGGAGCGCATCGGGAGCGGGTTCGAGTTGCTGGTCGAGCCGGAGAACCTCGGGATAGGGACGTTGGAGCAGAACACGGCGTACCGGGCGCGGAGCCTGCTCGGCGAGCTCTGTGACACGGAGCTTCCGGCCAGGGTGACGCTCACAAAAAACGTCCCGGCAGGCGCCGGCCTCGGCGGGGGGTCTTCTGACGCGGCCGCGGTCCTGCTCGGCCTGGACGAGCTCTTCGGCCTCGGCCTGTCGGCCGAAGAGCTCGGGATCGTCGGTGCGAAGATCGGGGCAGACGTGCCGTTCTGCCTCGCCGGCGGGACCGCGCTCGCGGAGGGAGTCGGAGAGGCTCTGACCAACGTTCCCGCGCCGCCGGATCACCGGCTCCTAATCGCCAAACCGTCCCGCGGGGCCGACACCGGGAAGGTCTACCGGGCTTACGACGCGGCTCCCGTTCCGAGCGTGGACTCCGCGGACCGCGTCCTTGCCGCCCTACGCTCGGGCGACCTGGCCGCGCTCGCCGGGGCGCTCGGCAACGACCTCGCCTATTTCACCAAGGAAGAGCTGCCTGAGGTCGCGGAGCTTGAGGAAAAACTCCTGCAAGCGGGCGCACTCGGGGCCTCCATGACCGGCAGCGGGAGCGCCGTTTACGGGCTGTTCCGCGACGAGGAGGCCGCCGAGCGGGCGAGAGGAAAGATCGAAGCCTCGTTCACGGGCGTTTGCGCGCCTGTCTCCCGTGGGGTCGAGGAGATCTAG
- the glmU gene encoding bifunctional UDP-N-acetylglucosamine diphosphorylase/glucosamine-1-phosphate N-acetyltransferase GlmU encodes MPESSPIFAVVLAAGRGTRMKSNRAKVLHTLCGVPMVNYVIEATRPLLPEGLFVVVGHQADLVEAVLPPDATPVLQKEQRGTGDAVRVALESLEGQEDGVLLVVNGDGPLVSDRTLGELLERHRSAGVGATVLVAKLEDPSGLGRVVEEAGVVRIVEERDASEAERKNRLVNLGLYAFELAEIRDAIAGLESGNDQGELYLTDVLETIGRRSRAVTYKLKNPEEANLVNDRAQLARAEEILRRRILDAHMRDGVTVRDPASTHIEASVEIGRDTVILPGSFLRGDTEIGSDCVIGPSADLLDTKVGDGAQVEHSVGRGAVVGENVTVGPYSFLRPGTVLEAGSKVGAYCEVKNTRVGKGSKVPHLSYIGDTEIGEGANLGAGTITANYDGQNKSRTSIGDGAFTGVNTNLIAPVTIGADSYTGAGSVVSKDVPPGRLAVGAPARAIKESPQSRRKREMNDGEGGLTR; translated from the coding sequence ATGCCCGAGAGCTCGCCGATCTTCGCCGTCGTCCTGGCGGCCGGCAGGGGGACCCGGATGAAGTCCAACCGGGCGAAGGTGCTTCACACCCTCTGCGGCGTCCCGATGGTCAACTACGTTATAGAGGCGACCAGGCCCCTCCTCCCCGAGGGGCTCTTCGTCGTCGTGGGACACCAGGCCGACCTGGTGGAGGCGGTACTTCCCCCCGACGCCACGCCCGTCCTTCAAAAAGAACAGCGGGGCACGGGGGACGCGGTGCGGGTGGCGCTGGAGTCCCTGGAAGGGCAGGAGGATGGCGTGTTGCTGGTCGTCAACGGCGACGGGCCGCTCGTCTCCGACAGGACGCTCGGGGAGCTTCTGGAGCGGCACCGTTCCGCGGGGGTCGGGGCGACGGTGCTGGTGGCGAAGCTCGAAGACCCGAGCGGGCTCGGGCGGGTCGTCGAGGAGGCCGGGGTCGTCAGGATCGTCGAGGAGCGGGACGCCAGCGAGGCCGAGCGGAAGAACCGGCTCGTCAACCTGGGGCTCTACGCGTTCGAGCTGGCGGAGATCCGGGACGCCATAGCGGGCCTCGAATCCGGAAACGACCAGGGCGAGCTGTACCTGACGGACGTGCTCGAGACCATCGGGCGGAGGAGCCGGGCGGTCACGTACAAGCTCAAGAACCCGGAGGAGGCGAACCTCGTCAACGACCGGGCGCAGCTCGCGAGGGCCGAGGAGATCCTGCGCCGCAGGATCCTGGACGCGCACATGAGGGATGGGGTGACGGTCAGGGACCCGGCCAGCACGCACATAGAGGCGTCGGTCGAGATCGGCCGGGACACGGTGATCCTGCCCGGCAGCTTCCTGCGCGGCGACACGGAGATCGGCTCCGACTGCGTGATCGGGCCCTCTGCCGACCTGCTAGACACGAAGGTCGGCGACGGCGCCCAGGTCGAGCACTCGGTCGGACGGGGCGCCGTGGTCGGGGAGAACGTCACCGTCGGCCCCTACTCGTTCTTGCGGCCGGGGACGGTGCTCGAGGCCGGCTCGAAGGTCGGCGCTTATTGCGAGGTAAAGAACACGCGGGTCGGCAAGGGGAGCAAGGTCCCGCACCTCTCCTACATCGGGGACACGGAGATAGGGGAGGGGGCGAACCTCGGGGCCGGCACGATAACCGCCAACTACGACGGGCAGAACAAGAGCAGGACGAGCATCGGGGACGGGGCGTTCACGGGCGTCAACACGAACCTTATAGCGCCGGTTACAATTGGGGCGGACTCCTACACAGGGGCAGGGAGCGTGGTCAGCAAGGACGTCCCGCCGGGGAGGCTCGCCGTCGGGGCGCCGGCGCGCGCCATCAAGGAATCACCGCAGAGCCGGAGGAAGCGAGAGATGAACGATGGAGAAGGGGGACTAACGCGGTGA